From a region of the Pseudomonadaceae bacterium SI-3 genome:
- a CDS encoding gluconolactonase translates to MTERNNDFTTNGERRAFLKSSLMVSAGVASMGSLGLSRLAVAEPLTQRYPDELVEILDESFAKYRLFNASVEKIASGMRWAEGPVWVGDARYLLVSDIPENRIMRWDEITGSFDVYRQPSNHSNGLARDLQGRLLTCEGSTTNDIGRRVTRTEPDGSITVLADRFEGKRFNSPNDLAVHQDGSVWFTDPPFQTGNYYEGHKIETELPDAVYRIDGASGAVTRVIDSISGPNGLCFSPDQNTLYVVEGRAKPNRLIWAYPVNEDGTLGERRKHIEASAYGALDGIKCDEDGNLWCGWGSSGAPEAVTADLDGVMIFNPAGKAIGKIRLPERCANLCFGGAKGNRLFMASSHSLYALYVNTRDASFGKYGS, encoded by the coding sequence ATGACAGAACGTAACAACGACTTCACCACCAACGGTGAACGCCGCGCTTTTCTGAAGTCTTCCTTGATGGTGTCGGCCGGTGTCGCCTCCATGGGCAGCCTGGGCCTGTCCCGGCTCGCCGTCGCCGAACCCTTGACCCAGCGCTATCCAGACGAGCTGGTGGAGATTCTCGACGAGAGCTTCGCCAAGTACAGGCTGTTCAACGCCAGCGTCGAGAAGATCGCCAGCGGTATGCGCTGGGCTGAAGGTCCGGTCTGGGTGGGCGATGCTCGCTACCTGCTGGTCAGCGATATCCCGGAAAACCGCATCATGCGCTGGGATGAGATCACTGGCTCGTTCGATGTCTATCGCCAGCCCTCGAATCACTCCAACGGCTTGGCGCGCGACCTACAGGGTCGGCTGCTGACGTGCGAAGGCTCAACGACCAACGATATCGGTCGCCGTGTGACCCGCACCGAGCCCGACGGCAGCATCACGGTGCTGGCCGATCGGTTCGAGGGCAAACGCTTCAATTCGCCCAATGACCTGGCGGTGCATCAGGACGGCTCGGTGTGGTTCACCGACCCACCCTTTCAGACCGGCAACTATTATGAAGGGCACAAGATCGAGACCGAGCTGCCAGACGCGGTCTACCGCATCGACGGGGCAAGCGGCGCCGTGACCCGAGTGATCGACTCGATCTCCGGTCCCAACGGGCTGTGCTTCTCACCCGACCAGAACACGCTCTATGTAGTTGAAGGGCGCGCCAAACCGAACCGGCTGATCTGGGCCTACCCGGTCAATGAGGATGGCACGCTGGGCGAACGCCGCAAGCACATCGAGGCATCGGCGTATGGCGCACTGGATGGCATCAAGTGCGACGAAGACGGTAATTTGTGGTGCGGTTGGGGTAGCTCAGGCGCCCCGGAAGCGGTGACCGCCGACCTCGATGGCGTGATGATTTTCAACCCAGCGGGCAAGGCCATCGGCAAGATCCGGCTGCCGGAACGCTGCGCCAATCTGTGCTTCGGGGGCGCCAAGGGCAACCGCCTGTTCATGGCCAGCAGCCATTCGCTGTATGCGCTCTACGTCAACACGCGCGACGCGAGCTTCGGCAAGTACGGCAGCTGA
- a CDS encoding chemotaxis protein CheV — MNNASATDALSLLLFTLRSGKQMAINLLKVSEIIPTPSLTRLPESHPHVRGVATLRGQPLSVIDLSLAIGMAPLQDPKGGCLIVTEISRSKQGLHVQAVVKIVHIQTSKILPPPYGARANSFITGTAEVDGELIQILDVEKVIHNIAPVPGEADISHLDDQDAQLLTETRALIVDDSQVAIHMSVSALTKMGITCHAVRSAREAFEKLDSLKDSYEAINCVVSDIEMPEMDGYSFTQALRKHPDYASIYVLLHTSLDSTISTDKAKAAGANDILTKFSPPEMTKCMLRAARVIHLGEDASVA, encoded by the coding sequence ATGAACAACGCATCCGCTACCGACGCCTTATCGCTTTTGCTGTTCACGCTGCGCAGCGGCAAGCAGATGGCGATCAACTTGTTGAAGGTCAGCGAAATCATTCCGACGCCGTCGCTCACTCGGTTGCCCGAATCGCATCCCCACGTCCGAGGCGTCGCGACGCTGCGGGGCCAGCCGTTGTCGGTGATCGACCTCAGCCTGGCAATCGGCATGGCGCCGTTGCAGGACCCCAAAGGCGGCTGCCTGATCGTTACCGAGATCAGCCGCTCCAAACAGGGCTTGCACGTCCAGGCGGTGGTCAAGATCGTGCATATCCAGACGTCGAAAATCCTGCCGCCGCCTTACGGCGCGCGCGCCAACTCGTTCATTACCGGGACGGCGGAAGTGGATGGCGAACTGATCCAGATCCTCGACGTGGAAAAGGTCATTCACAACATCGCCCCGGTTCCGGGAGAGGCCGACATTTCTCATCTGGACGACCAGGACGCGCAATTGCTCACTGAAACCCGCGCGCTGATCGTCGATGACAGCCAGGTGGCCATTCACATGTCGGTATCGGCGCTGACCAAGATGGGCATCACGTGCCATGCGGTGCGCAGCGCCCGCGAAGCCTTCGAGAAACTCGACAGCCTCAAGGATAGCTACGAGGCGATCAACTGCGTGGTCTCGGATATCGAGATGCCTGAAATGGACGGGTATTCCTTCACCCAGGCACTGCGCAAGCATCCCGACTACGCCTCTATCTATGTGCTTCTGCACACCTCGCTGGACAGCACCATCAGCACCGACAAGGCCAAGGCCGCCGGTGCCAATGACATCCTGACCAAGTTTTCACCGCCCGAAATGACCAAGTGCATGCTGCGCGCGGCGCGGGTGATCCATTTGGGCGAGGATGCGTCGGTCGCGTGA
- a CDS encoding acetyl-CoA C-acyltransferase codes for MAEREIVVVGAVRTPIGSFGGALKDVDLIALATTACRGVLERSGTPADAVGHVVMGNVIPTEPRDGYLARVAAVDAGIPLETPAFNVNRLCGSGLQAVISAAQSILLGDTDVAIGGGAESMSRGPFILPNLRWGARLGDSQAIDYMNTLLHDPWGKFHMGVTAENVAERYGISREQQDALALESQRRAVRAVEQGRFREQIVPVAVATRKGTVQFEADEHIRGDLTAERLAALKPVFKKDNGTVTAGNASGLNDGAAALVLAEAGRAQALGLKPMARLVGYAHAGVDPAYMGIGPVPAVRKVLERTGISLDKIDVIEANEAFAAQACAVIQELGMDPARVNPNGSGISLGHPVGATGAIIAVKAIHELQRIQGRYALVTMCIGGGQGIAAVFERC; via the coding sequence ATGGCTGAACGTGAAATCGTCGTTGTCGGTGCCGTGCGCACCCCGATTGGCTCCTTTGGCGGTGCGCTGAAGGATGTCGACCTGATCGCCCTTGCCACCACGGCCTGCCGCGGCGTGCTTGAACGCTCCGGTACGCCCGCTGACGCTGTGGGCCACGTGGTGATGGGCAACGTGATCCCCACTGAACCGCGCGATGGTTACCTGGCGCGCGTGGCAGCGGTGGATGCCGGTATTCCGCTGGAAACCCCGGCCTTCAACGTCAACCGCTTGTGCGGCTCGGGTTTGCAGGCGGTAATTTCGGCGGCGCAGTCGATCCTGCTGGGCGATACCGACGTAGCCATTGGTGGCGGCGCAGAAAGTATGAGCCGCGGTCCGTTCATCCTGCCGAACCTGCGCTGGGGTGCGCGCCTCGGCGACAGCCAGGCGATCGACTACATGAATACCCTGCTGCATGACCCCTGGGGCAAGTTCCACATGGGCGTGACCGCGGAAAATGTCGCCGAGCGCTATGGCATCAGCCGTGAACAGCAGGATGCGCTGGCACTGGAAAGCCAACGGCGGGCCGTTCGCGCGGTGGAGCAGGGCCGCTTCCGTGAGCAAATCGTCCCGGTCGCCGTTGCCACCCGCAAGGGGACCGTGCAATTCGAGGCCGACGAACATATCCGCGGGGACCTGACCGCCGAGCGCCTCGCGGCGCTGAAACCGGTGTTCAAGAAGGACAACGGCACCGTGACCGCGGGCAACGCCTCCGGGCTCAACGATGGTGCTGCGGCGCTGGTGCTGGCCGAGGCCGGGCGTGCGCAGGCGCTGGGGCTCAAGCCCATGGCGAGGCTGGTCGGGTATGCCCATGCGGGCGTGGACCCGGCCTACATGGGCATCGGCCCGGTGCCGGCCGTGCGCAAGGTGCTGGAGCGCACCGGGATCAGCCTCGACAAGATCGACGTGATCGAAGCCAACGAAGCCTTCGCCGCCCAGGCCTGTGCGGTGATACAAGAGCTGGGCATGGACCCGGCGCGGGTCAATCCCAACGGTTCAGGTATCTCCCTCGGTCATCCGGTGGGCGCGACCGGCGCAATCATTGCGGTCAAGGCGATCCACGAACTGCAGCGCATTCAGGGGCGCTACGCGCTGGTGACCATGTGCATTGGCGGTGGGCAGGGCATTGCGGCGGTTTTCGAGCGCTGTTGA
- a CDS encoding ferredoxin, whose translation MTRCASLLFRMLVLLSVLASPTLLAQGLDGQIQQLFPKATRIEPKQDNPPVHSVYQLDELLGYAFESTDYSNLQGFSGKPIRLLIGMDTQGVLAGVKVLEHHEPVFLHGLGEQPLFDFVDQYQQKSIGIPIVVGGAQGGASGSESIARIDGVSKATVSVVILNETVLLSALSVARKLLEGFASGPLATAKPDLYEPLDWSQLLQRGYLQHWTISREEVERGLGHSIEGYLGIEPESDTQPFTDLYFAYLNAPSIGRNLLGDAGFAKLNEELKAGEQAVLVLSSGIYRHVPDDFVPATSPSRLVLMQNGHAIDLYDMNFNNGAVMDLLDAPLDEVEAQIFRIKTHSAFNPAEPAGLRLNVNLQRNHLVQSSTQFTRDFQLDQQLFNIEEAQIAAEPAPIWMRMWQERMWQIGVLVVSLILLSAVFIWQHRISRHSRGFHLFRAGFLLFTLVFIGLYAQGQLSVVNIFTLLLALGENFDIRVFLMDPVIFILWSFTFVSLFIWGRGVFCGWLCPFGALQEMLGWLAKRLRIRQWKISDRRHQRLQWLKYLILIGLVPTAFYSLTLAERLAEVEPFKTSITLFFVRSWPFVLYAVVLLGLGLFVHKFYCRYVCPLGAGLAMLGKFHLFSWLKRIDACGQPCQHCKNHCEIGAIKRDGRIDYDECIQCLECIVILNNDDQCVATISARKRADKAGRHAHGELIATDAMAP comes from the coding sequence ATGACTCGCTGCGCCAGCCTTCTTTTCCGCATGCTTGTGCTGCTGAGCGTGCTGGCTAGCCCGACGCTGCTCGCACAGGGGCTGGACGGGCAGATACAGCAGCTTTTTCCTAAAGCCACGCGAATCGAGCCGAAGCAGGACAATCCGCCTGTGCACAGCGTCTATCAGCTGGACGAATTGCTCGGCTATGCCTTCGAGTCCACCGATTATTCAAACCTGCAGGGATTTTCCGGCAAACCGATCCGTCTGCTGATCGGCATGGACACCCAGGGTGTGCTGGCCGGGGTGAAGGTTCTGGAACATCACGAGCCGGTTTTCCTGCACGGGCTCGGGGAACAGCCGCTGTTCGACTTCGTCGACCAGTACCAACAGAAATCGATTGGCATACCCATTGTGGTGGGCGGTGCACAGGGCGGGGCGAGCGGAAGTGAGTCGATTGCCCGCATCGATGGGGTGAGCAAGGCTACGGTGTCGGTAGTGATCCTCAACGAGACCGTGTTGCTGTCAGCCCTGAGCGTGGCCCGCAAGCTGCTCGAAGGATTTGCCAGCGGACCCTTGGCCACGGCAAAGCCCGACCTCTATGAACCGCTCGACTGGTCACAGTTGCTGCAGCGCGGCTATCTCCAGCATTGGACGATCAGCCGCGAGGAGGTCGAACGCGGCTTGGGTCATTCCATTGAGGGTTACCTGGGTATCGAGCCGGAGAGCGATACGCAGCCCTTCACCGACCTCTACTTCGCCTACCTGAACGCGCCAAGCATTGGCCGCAATCTGTTGGGCGACGCCGGCTTCGCCAAGCTCAACGAGGAATTGAAAGCCGGCGAGCAAGCGGTGCTGGTGCTCTCCTCGGGTATCTATCGCCATGTGCCGGACGACTTCGTGCCAGCCACATCGCCCAGCCGGTTGGTACTGATGCAGAACGGCCACGCCATTGACCTGTATGACATGAATTTCAACAACGGCGCGGTGATGGACCTGCTCGACGCGCCGCTCGATGAGGTCGAGGCGCAGATCTTCCGCATCAAGACACATAGCGCGTTCAACCCTGCCGAGCCTGCCGGGTTGCGATTGAACGTGAACCTGCAGCGCAACCATCTGGTGCAAAGCAGCACGCAGTTCACCCGTGACTTTCAGCTCGACCAGCAGCTGTTCAACATTGAAGAGGCGCAGATTGCTGCCGAGCCGGCGCCCATCTGGATGCGCATGTGGCAGGAGCGCATGTGGCAGATCGGCGTGCTTGTCGTATCGCTGATCCTGCTGAGCGCCGTGTTCATCTGGCAGCATCGCATCAGCCGGCACAGCCGTGGCTTCCATCTGTTCCGTGCCGGTTTTTTGTTGTTCACGCTGGTGTTCATAGGCCTGTATGCCCAGGGCCAGCTCTCAGTAGTGAACATCTTCACCTTGTTATTGGCGCTGGGGGAGAACTTCGATATCCGGGTGTTCCTGATGGATCCGGTGATCTTCATCCTCTGGAGCTTCACCTTTGTCAGCCTGTTCATCTGGGGTCGTGGCGTGTTCTGTGGCTGGCTCTGTCCGTTTGGTGCGCTGCAGGAAATGCTCGGCTGGCTGGCCAAGCGCCTGCGTATCCGCCAGTGGAAAATCTCTGATCGGCGCCATCAGCGCTTGCAGTGGTTGAAGTACCTGATTCTCATCGGTCTGGTGCCGACCGCCTTCTATTCGCTGACGCTGGCCGAGCGGCTCGCCGAAGTGGAGCCGTTCAAGACCAGCATCACACTATTCTTCGTCCGCTCCTGGCCGTTCGTGCTCTATGCCGTTGTTCTGCTCGGGCTGGGTCTGTTCGTGCACAAGTTCTATTGCCGCTACGTCTGTCCACTGGGCGCAGGGTTGGCGATGCTTGGCAAGTTCCACCTGTTCTCCTGGCTCAAGCGTATCGATGCGTGCGGTCAACCCTGCCAGCACTGCAAGAACCACTGCGAGATCGGCGCGATTAAGCGTGACGGGCGCATCGACTATGACGAGTGTATTCAGTGTCTGGAGTGCATCGTCATCCTCAACAACGATGACCAGTGCGTGGCCACCATCAGTGCGCGCAAACGGGCAGATAAGGCCGGGCGCCACGCCCATGGCGAGCTGATCGCCACCGATGCCATGGCGCCGTAA
- a CDS encoding N-acetyltransferase, whose amino-acid sequence MNDNNAVVRHDESQQRYVLEVDGKELGVASYQDESDRQVFTHTEVDPSLEGQGMGSKLVREALDDARRRGKRIVPMCEFVAAYVKKHHDWDDIIAAQ is encoded by the coding sequence ATGAACGACAACAACGCGGTCGTACGACACGACGAGTCGCAGCAGCGCTATGTCCTTGAAGTCGACGGCAAGGAACTGGGCGTCGCCAGTTATCAGGACGAGAGCGACCGTCAGGTCTTTACCCACACGGAGGTCGATCCGAGTTTGGAGGGCCAGGGCATGGGCAGCAAACTGGTTCGCGAGGCGCTAGATGACGCCCGTCGTCGCGGCAAGCGCATCGTGCCGATGTGTGAGTTCGTTGCGGCCTATGTGAAGAAGCATCACGATTGGGACGACATCATCGCCGCGCAATAA
- a CDS encoding YkgJ family cysteine cluster protein, with protein sequence MTCTNRKIDHLRRQIPGFACEPGCHDCCGPVTASSEEMARLPHRSVAAHDAAMAHWNCVHLGPNGCEAYEQRPLICRLFGTTASLPCPRGRGPEIPTTPEVEKQVHQLIASTRQLLV encoded by the coding sequence ATGACCTGTACCAACCGCAAGATCGATCACCTTCGCCGGCAGATTCCGGGTTTCGCCTGCGAACCCGGCTGCCACGATTGCTGTGGCCCGGTCACTGCCTCCTCCGAAGAAATGGCCCGCTTGCCGCACAGGAGCGTTGCCGCGCATGACGCGGCGATGGCGCACTGGAACTGCGTACACCTCGGGCCAAACGGCTGCGAGGCTTACGAACAGCGCCCATTGATCTGTCGGCTGTTCGGCACCACGGCCAGCCTGCCCTGCCCGCGCGGCCGCGGTCCGGAAATCCCCACGACACCTGAGGTGGAAAAGCAGGTGCACCAACTTATCGCCAGCACCCGTCAATTGCTGGTTTAA
- a CDS encoding peptidylprolyl isomerase: MGNELRIEDIQLGDGKAVVKGALITTQYRGQLEDGRTFDSSYDRGKPFQCVIGTGRVIKGWDLGLMGMKVGGKRKLFVPAHLAYGDRQVGEHIAPNSNLLFEIELLEVLTRDD; encoded by the coding sequence ATGGGCAACGAACTGCGGATTGAAGACATCCAGCTCGGCGACGGCAAGGCCGTGGTCAAAGGCGCCCTGATCACCACGCAATACCGTGGCCAACTCGAAGACGGCCGTACCTTTGATTCGTCCTATGATCGCGGTAAGCCGTTTCAGTGCGTGATCGGCACCGGTCGCGTTATCAAGGGTTGGGACCTGGGGCTCATGGGCATGAAGGTTGGCGGCAAGCGCAAGCTTTTCGTCCCCGCCCACCTCGCCTATGGCGACCGGCAGGTAGGTGAGCACATCGCGCCGAACTCGAACCTGCTGTTCGAGATCGAGCTGCTGGAAGTGCTGACCCGTGACGACTGA
- a CDS encoding D-amino acid dehydrogenase yields the protein MKKIAVIGGGITGITTAYALAKRGFAVTLLEKHRYAAMETSFANGGQLSASNAEVWNHWSTILKGIKWMLKSDAPLLVNPKPSWHKLSWFAEFIGSIPQYRQNTIETARMAIAAREHLFAWAEEEGIDFDLKKAGILHIYRDKAGFEHAGKVSILLAQGGLPRRSVTPDEMRAIEPTLAGQYYGGYYTECDSTGDIHMFTNGLAAAAIRLGVDCRYDQNVKAVATDGKGASVTVAASGGEERLQFDGIVVCAGTASRALAAQLGDRVNIYPVKGYSITVNLNDETSRAAAPTVSLLDDETKLVTSRLGDSRLRVAGTAEFNGYNRDIRADRIRPLVDWVAECFPGVSTQSVVPWAGLRPMMPNMMPKVGRGSSPCVFYNTGHGHLGWTLCAITADMLGDVVSESMGSARSSTPAASGQPAHA from the coding sequence ATGAAAAAGATAGCTGTCATTGGTGGCGGTATCACCGGTATCACCACTGCCTACGCGCTGGCCAAGCGTGGTTTCGCCGTCACTCTTTTGGAGAAGCATCGCTACGCAGCGATGGAAACCTCGTTTGCCAATGGCGGTCAGCTGTCCGCCTCCAACGCCGAAGTTTGGAATCACTGGTCGACCATTCTCAAGGGCATCAAGTGGATGCTCAAAAGCGATGCACCGCTGCTGGTCAATCCCAAGCCCAGCTGGCACAAGCTGTCCTGGTTCGCTGAGTTCATCGGCTCCATACCGCAATATCGCCAAAACACCATCGAAACGGCTCGCATGGCTATTGCCGCTCGGGAGCACCTGTTCGCCTGGGCCGAGGAAGAGGGCATTGATTTCGACCTGAAAAAGGCCGGCATCTTGCACATCTACCGCGACAAGGCCGGTTTCGAGCATGCCGGCAAAGTCTCGATATTGCTGGCTCAGGGCGGTTTACCCCGGCGCAGCGTGACACCAGACGAAATGCGTGCCATCGAGCCGACGCTGGCAGGGCAATACTATGGCGGCTACTACACGGAGTGCGATTCCACGGGCGACATCCACATGTTCACCAACGGCCTCGCGGCAGCCGCCATACGCTTAGGCGTCGACTGCCGTTACGACCAGAACGTGAAAGCCGTTGCCACCGATGGCAAGGGTGCCAGCGTGACCGTCGCGGCTTCGGGTGGCGAAGAGCGCCTGCAGTTCGATGGCATCGTTGTCTGCGCCGGAACCGCCAGCCGCGCGTTGGCCGCCCAACTTGGCGATCGGGTGAACATCTATCCGGTGAAGGGCTACTCGATCACGGTCAACCTCAACGACGAGACCAGCCGCGCAGCAGCGCCTACCGTCAGCTTGCTGGACGATGAAACCAAGCTGGTCACCAGCCGCCTGGGTGACAGCCGCCTTCGGGTAGCCGGCACCGCCGAGTTCAACGGCTATAACCGCGACATCCGCGCCGATCGGATCCGTCCGCTAGTGGATTGGGTGGCTGAATGTTTCCCCGGCGTCAGTACTCAGAGCGTGGTGCCTTGGGCTGGCCTGCGGCCGATGATGCCGAACATGATGCCCAAGGTCGGACGCGGCAGCTCACCCTGTGTGTTCTACAACACCGGCCACGGCCATCTCGGCTGGACGCTCTGCGCGATTACTGCCGACATGTTGGGTGACGTGGTGAGCGAGTCCATGGGCAGCGCCCGGTCGTCGACTCCTGCCGCTAGCGGTCAACCGGCCCACGCCTGA